One window of Panthera tigris isolate Pti1 chromosome C2, P.tigris_Pti1_mat1.1, whole genome shotgun sequence genomic DNA carries:
- the TNK2 gene encoding activated CDC42 kinase 1 isoform X5, with the protein MQPEEGTGWLLELLSEVQLQQYFLRLRDDLNVTRLSHFEYVKNEDLEKIGMGRPGQRRLWEAVKRRKAMCKRKSWMSKVFSGKRLEAEFPPHHSQSTFRKTSPTPGGPAGEGPLQSLTCLIGEKDLHLFEKLGDGSFGVVRRGEWDAPSGKTVSVAVKCLKPDVLSQPEAMDDFIREVNAMHSLDHRNLIRLYGVVLTPPMKMVTELAPLGSLLDRLRKHQGHFLLGTLSRYAVQVAEGMGYLESKRFIHRDLAARNLLLATRDLVKIGDFGLMRALPQNDDHYVMQEHRKVPFAWCAPESLKTRTFSHASDTWMFGVTLWEMFTYGQEPWIGLNGSQILHKIDKEGERLPRPEDCPQDIYNVMVQCWAHKPEDRPTFVALRDFLLEAQPTDMRALQDFEEPDKLHIQMNDVITVIEGRAENYWWRGQNTRTLCVGPFPRNVVTSVAGLSAQDISQPLQNSFIHTGHGDSDPRHCWGFPDKIDELYLGNPMDPPDLLSVELSTSRPTQHLGRVKREPPPRPPQPAIFAQKPTYDPVSEDQDPLSSDFKRLGLRKPGLTRGLWLAKPSARVPGTKAGRGGGSEVTLIDFGEEPVIPAPRPCAPSLAQLAMDACSLLDKTPPQSPTRALPRPLHPTPVVDWDARPLPPPPAYDDVAQDEDDFEVCSINSTLVAAGVCAGPSQGETNYAFVPEQAQLLPPLEDNLFLPPQGGSKPPSSAQTAQIFQALQQECMRQLRVPAGSLVPSPGPAPAGEDKPQVPPRVPIPPRPTRPRGELSPAPSGEEEIGRWPGPASPPRVPPREPLSPQGSRTPSPLVPPGSSPLPPRLSSSPGKTMPTTQSFASDPKYATPQVIQAPGPRAGPCILPIVRDGKKVSNTHYYLLPERPPYLERYQRFLREAQSPEEPAPLPVPLLLPPPSTPAPAAPTATVRPMPQAAPDPKANFSTNNSNPGVRPPALRATARLPQRGCPGDGPEAGRPTDKIQMVEQLFGLGLRPRSECHKVLEMCDWNLEQAGCHLLGSCGPAHHK; encoded by the exons ATGCAGCCCGAGGAGGGCACGGGCTGGCTGCTTGAGCTGCTGTCCGAGGTGCAGCTACAACAGTACTTCCTGCGGCTCCGCGATGACCTCAATGTTACCCGCCTGTCCCACTTTGAGTATGTCAAGAATGAGGACCTGGAGAAGATTGGCATGGGCCGGCCTG GACAGCGGCGATTGTGGGAGGCTGTGAAGAGGAGAAAGGCCATGTGCAAACGCAAGTCTTGGATGAGCAAG GTGTTCAGTGGAAAGCGACTGGAGGCTGAGTTCCCTCCTCATCACTCTCAGAGCACCTTCCGGAAGACCTCGCCCACTCCAGGGggcccagcaggggaggggcccttGCAGAGCCTCACGTGCCTCATTGGGGAGAAGGACCTGCATCTCTTCGAGAAGCTAGGAGATGGCTCCTTTGGCGTGGTGCGCAGGGGCGAGTGGGACGCCCCCTCAGGGAAGACG GTGAGTGTGGCTGTGAAGTGCCTGAAGCCTGATGTGCTAAGCCAGCCAGAGGCCATGGATGACTTTATCCGGGAGGTTAATGCCATGCATTCCCTGGACCATCGAAACCTCATTCGTCTCTATGGTGTGGTGCTCACGCCGCCCATGAAGATG GTGACAGAGCTGGCGCCGCTGGGATCGTTGTTGGACCGGCTGCGCAAGCACCAGGGCCACTTCCTCCTGGGAACTCTGAGCCGCTACGCCGTGCAGGTGGCTGAGGGCATGGGCTACCTAGAGTCCAAGCGCTTTATTCACCGTGACCTGGCTGCCCGAAATCTGCTGTTGGCCACCCGTGACCTGGTCAAGATTGGGGACTTCGGGTTGATGCGTGCACTACCCCAGAATGACGACCACTATGTCATGCAAGAGCATCGCAAGGTGCCCTTTGCCTG GTGTGCTCCCGAGAGCCTGAAGACACGTACCTTCTCCCATGCCAGTGACACCTGGATGTTTGGGGTAACATTGTGGGAGATGTTCACCTATGGCCAGGAGCCCTGGATTGGCCTCAATGGCAGTCAG ATTCTGCATAAGATTGACAAGGAAGGGGAACGCCTGCCGCGGCCTGAGGACTGCCCACAGGATATCTACAATGTCATGGTTCAGTGTTGGGCTCACAAGCCAGAGGACAGACCCACCTTTGTGGCCCTGCGGGACTTCCTGCTGGAG gcccagcccactGACATGAGGGCGCTTCAGGACTTTGAGGAGCCAGACAAGCTGCACATCCAGATGAACGACGTCATCACCGTCATCGAGGGAAG GGCTGAGAATTACTGGTGGCGTGGACAGAACACCCGGACACTGTGTGTGGGACCCTTTCCTCGCAACGTGGTGACCTCCGTGGCTGGCCTTTCAGCCCAGGACATCAGCCAACCCCTGCAGAATAGCTTCATCCACACGGGACATGGCGACAGTGACCCCCGCCACTGCTGGGGCTTCCCCGACAAGATTGATGA ACTGTACCTGGGAAACCCCATGGACCCTCCTGACCTGCTGAGCGTGGAACTGAGCACCTCCCGACCCACCCAACATCTAGGAAGGGTGAAAA GGGAGCCTCCACCTCGCCCACCTCAGCCTGCCATCTTCGCTCAGA AGCCAACCTACGACCCAGTGAGTGAGGACCAGGACCCTCTGTCCAGCGACTTCAAGAGGCTGGGCCTCCGGAAACCAGGCCTGACCCGTGGGCTGTGGCTGGCGAAGCCCTCAGCTCGGGTGCCAGGCACCAAGGCAGGGCGTGGCGGCGGGAGCGAGGTCACACTCATTGACTTCGGCGAGGAGCCCGTCATCCCCGCCCCCCGGCCCTGTGCACCCTCACTGGCACAGCTGGCCATGGATGCCTGCTCCTTGCTGGACAAGACTccaccacagagccccactcgggcaCTGCCCCGGCCCCTGCATCCCACACCTGTGGTGGACTGGGATGCCCGCCCGCTGCCCCCGCCTCCTGCCTATGACGATGTGGCCCAGGATGAGGACGACTTTGAAGTCTGCTCCATCAACAGCACCCTGGTGGCTGCAGGGGTCTGTGCTGGGCCCAGCCAGGGTGAAACCAATTATGCCTTTGTGCCTGAGCAGGCgcagctcctccctcccctggagGACAATCTGTTCCTCCCACCCCAGGGTGGGAGCAAGCCGCCCAGCTCGGCCCAGACCGCACAGATCTTCCAGGCGCTGCAGCAGGAGTGCATGCGGCAGCTGCGGGTCCCGGCTGGCTCCCTGGTCCCTTCACCTGGCCCAGCCCCAGCGGGTGAGGACaagccccaggtgcccccccggGTGCCCATCCCTCCGAGGCCCACTCGCCCACGCGGTGAGCTGTCACCAGCCCCCTCAGGTGAGGAGGAGATAGGGCGGTGGCCTggacctgcctcccctccccgggTGCCTCCCCGGGAGCCCCTGTCCCCTCAAGGCTCGAGGACCCCTAGCCCCCTGGTACCACCTGGAAGCTCCCCGCTGCCACCCCGGCTCTCAAGCTCACCTGGGAAGACCATGCCCACCACCCAGAGCTTTGCCTCAGACCCCAAATATGCTACACCACAAGTGATCCAGGCACCCGGCCCACGGGCTGGTCCCTGCATCCTACCCATCGTCCGTGATGGCAAGAAGGTCAGCAACACCCACTATTACCTGCTGCCTGAGCGCCCACCCTACCTGGAACGCTACCAGCGCTTCCTGCGTGAGGCCCAAAGCCCTGAAGAGCCGGCCCCCTTGCCTGTGCCCCTgctgctgcccccacccagcaccccagcccCTGCCGCCCCCACTGCCACTGTTCGACCAATGCCCCAGGCTGCCCCAGACCCCAAGGCCAACTTCTCCACCAACAACAGTAACCCAGGGGTCCGGCCACCAGCCCTGAGGGCCACTGCACGGCTGCCACAGAGGGGCTGCCCTGGGGACGGGCCAGAGGCTGGACGACCAACAGACAAGATCCAGATG GTGGAGCAGCTCTTTGGGTTGGGTCTGCGGCCGCGAAGCGAGTGCCACAAGGTGCTGGAGATGTGTGACTGGAACCTGGAGCAGGCAGGCTGCCACCTCCTGGGCtcctgcggccccgcccaccacaAGTGA
- the TNK2 gene encoding activated CDC42 kinase 1 isoform X8 codes for MQPEEGTGWLLELLSEVQLQQYFLRLRDDLNVTRLSHFEYVKNEDLEKIGMGRPGQRRLWEAVKRRKAMCKRKSWMSKVFSGKRLEAEFPPHHSQSTFRKTSPTPGGPAGEGPLQSLTCLIGEKDLHLFEKLGDGSFGVVRRGEWDAPSGKTVSVAVKCLKPDVLSQPEAMDDFIREVNAMHSLDHRNLIRLYGVVLTPPMKMVTELAPLGSLLDRLRKHQGHFLLGTLSRYAVQVAEGMGYLESKRFIHRDLAARNLLLATRDLVKIGDFGLMRALPQNDDHYVMQEHRKVPFAWCAPESLKTRTFSHASDTWMFGVTLWEMFTYGQEPWIGLNGSQILHKIDKEGERLPRPEDCPQDIYNVMVQCWAHKPEDRPTFVALRDFLLEAQPTDMRALQDFEEPDKLHIQMNDVITVIEGRAENYWWRGQNTRTLCVGPFPRNVVTSVAGLSAQDISQPLQNSFIHTGHGDSDPRHCWGFPDKIDELYLGNPMDPPDLLSVELSTSRPTQHLGRVKKPTYDPVSEDQDPLSSDFKRLGLRKPGLTRGLWLAKPSARVPGTKAGRGGGSEVTLIDFGEEPVIPAPRPCAPSLAQLAMDACSLLDKTPPQSPTRALPRPLHPTPVVDWDARPLPPPPAYDDVAQDEDDFEVCSINSTLVAAGVCAGPSQGETNYAFVPEQAQLLPPLEDNLFLPPQGGSKPPSSAQTAQIFQALQQECMRQLRVPAGSLVPSPGPAPAGEDKPQVPPRVPIPPRPTRPRGELSPAPSGEEEIGRWPGPASPPRVPPREPLSPQGSRTPSPLVPPGSSPLPPRLSSSPGKTMPTTQSFASDPKYATPQVIQAPGPRAGPCILPIVRDGKKVSNTHYYLLPERPPYLERYQRFLREAQSPEEPAPLPVPLLLPPPSTPAPAAPTATVRPMPQAAPDPKANFSTNNSNPGVRPPALRATARLPQRGCPGDGPEAGRPTDKIQMVEQLFGLGLRPRSECHKVLEMCDWNLEQAGCHLLGSCGPAHHK; via the exons ATGCAGCCCGAGGAGGGCACGGGCTGGCTGCTTGAGCTGCTGTCCGAGGTGCAGCTACAACAGTACTTCCTGCGGCTCCGCGATGACCTCAATGTTACCCGCCTGTCCCACTTTGAGTATGTCAAGAATGAGGACCTGGAGAAGATTGGCATGGGCCGGCCTG GACAGCGGCGATTGTGGGAGGCTGTGAAGAGGAGAAAGGCCATGTGCAAACGCAAGTCTTGGATGAGCAAG GTGTTCAGTGGAAAGCGACTGGAGGCTGAGTTCCCTCCTCATCACTCTCAGAGCACCTTCCGGAAGACCTCGCCCACTCCAGGGggcccagcaggggaggggcccttGCAGAGCCTCACGTGCCTCATTGGGGAGAAGGACCTGCATCTCTTCGAGAAGCTAGGAGATGGCTCCTTTGGCGTGGTGCGCAGGGGCGAGTGGGACGCCCCCTCAGGGAAGACG GTGAGTGTGGCTGTGAAGTGCCTGAAGCCTGATGTGCTAAGCCAGCCAGAGGCCATGGATGACTTTATCCGGGAGGTTAATGCCATGCATTCCCTGGACCATCGAAACCTCATTCGTCTCTATGGTGTGGTGCTCACGCCGCCCATGAAGATG GTGACAGAGCTGGCGCCGCTGGGATCGTTGTTGGACCGGCTGCGCAAGCACCAGGGCCACTTCCTCCTGGGAACTCTGAGCCGCTACGCCGTGCAGGTGGCTGAGGGCATGGGCTACCTAGAGTCCAAGCGCTTTATTCACCGTGACCTGGCTGCCCGAAATCTGCTGTTGGCCACCCGTGACCTGGTCAAGATTGGGGACTTCGGGTTGATGCGTGCACTACCCCAGAATGACGACCACTATGTCATGCAAGAGCATCGCAAGGTGCCCTTTGCCTG GTGTGCTCCCGAGAGCCTGAAGACACGTACCTTCTCCCATGCCAGTGACACCTGGATGTTTGGGGTAACATTGTGGGAGATGTTCACCTATGGCCAGGAGCCCTGGATTGGCCTCAATGGCAGTCAG ATTCTGCATAAGATTGACAAGGAAGGGGAACGCCTGCCGCGGCCTGAGGACTGCCCACAGGATATCTACAATGTCATGGTTCAGTGTTGGGCTCACAAGCCAGAGGACAGACCCACCTTTGTGGCCCTGCGGGACTTCCTGCTGGAG gcccagcccactGACATGAGGGCGCTTCAGGACTTTGAGGAGCCAGACAAGCTGCACATCCAGATGAACGACGTCATCACCGTCATCGAGGGAAG GGCTGAGAATTACTGGTGGCGTGGACAGAACACCCGGACACTGTGTGTGGGACCCTTTCCTCGCAACGTGGTGACCTCCGTGGCTGGCCTTTCAGCCCAGGACATCAGCCAACCCCTGCAGAATAGCTTCATCCACACGGGACATGGCGACAGTGACCCCCGCCACTGCTGGGGCTTCCCCGACAAGATTGATGA ACTGTACCTGGGAAACCCCATGGACCCTCCTGACCTGCTGAGCGTGGAACTGAGCACCTCCCGACCCACCCAACATCTAGGAAGGGTGAAAA AGCCAACCTACGACCCAGTGAGTGAGGACCAGGACCCTCTGTCCAGCGACTTCAAGAGGCTGGGCCTCCGGAAACCAGGCCTGACCCGTGGGCTGTGGCTGGCGAAGCCCTCAGCTCGGGTGCCAGGCACCAAGGCAGGGCGTGGCGGCGGGAGCGAGGTCACACTCATTGACTTCGGCGAGGAGCCCGTCATCCCCGCCCCCCGGCCCTGTGCACCCTCACTGGCACAGCTGGCCATGGATGCCTGCTCCTTGCTGGACAAGACTccaccacagagccccactcgggcaCTGCCCCGGCCCCTGCATCCCACACCTGTGGTGGACTGGGATGCCCGCCCGCTGCCCCCGCCTCCTGCCTATGACGATGTGGCCCAGGATGAGGACGACTTTGAAGTCTGCTCCATCAACAGCACCCTGGTGGCTGCAGGGGTCTGTGCTGGGCCCAGCCAGGGTGAAACCAATTATGCCTTTGTGCCTGAGCAGGCgcagctcctccctcccctggagGACAATCTGTTCCTCCCACCCCAGGGTGGGAGCAAGCCGCCCAGCTCGGCCCAGACCGCACAGATCTTCCAGGCGCTGCAGCAGGAGTGCATGCGGCAGCTGCGGGTCCCGGCTGGCTCCCTGGTCCCTTCACCTGGCCCAGCCCCAGCGGGTGAGGACaagccccaggtgcccccccggGTGCCCATCCCTCCGAGGCCCACTCGCCCACGCGGTGAGCTGTCACCAGCCCCCTCAGGTGAGGAGGAGATAGGGCGGTGGCCTggacctgcctcccctccccgggTGCCTCCCCGGGAGCCCCTGTCCCCTCAAGGCTCGAGGACCCCTAGCCCCCTGGTACCACCTGGAAGCTCCCCGCTGCCACCCCGGCTCTCAAGCTCACCTGGGAAGACCATGCCCACCACCCAGAGCTTTGCCTCAGACCCCAAATATGCTACACCACAAGTGATCCAGGCACCCGGCCCACGGGCTGGTCCCTGCATCCTACCCATCGTCCGTGATGGCAAGAAGGTCAGCAACACCCACTATTACCTGCTGCCTGAGCGCCCACCCTACCTGGAACGCTACCAGCGCTTCCTGCGTGAGGCCCAAAGCCCTGAAGAGCCGGCCCCCTTGCCTGTGCCCCTgctgctgcccccacccagcaccccagcccCTGCCGCCCCCACTGCCACTGTTCGACCAATGCCCCAGGCTGCCCCAGACCCCAAGGCCAACTTCTCCACCAACAACAGTAACCCAGGGGTCCGGCCACCAGCCCTGAGGGCCACTGCACGGCTGCCACAGAGGGGCTGCCCTGGGGACGGGCCAGAGGCTGGACGACCAACAGACAAGATCCAGATG GTGGAGCAGCTCTTTGGGTTGGGTCTGCGGCCGCGAAGCGAGTGCCACAAGGTGCTGGAGATGTGTGACTGGAACCTGGAGCAGGCAGGCTGCCACCTCCTGGGCtcctgcggccccgcccaccacaAGTGA
- the TNK2 gene encoding activated CDC42 kinase 1 isoform X3 gives MQPEEGTGWLLELLSEVQLQQYFLRLRDDLNVTRLSHFEYVKNEDLEKIGMGRPGQRRLWEAVKRRKAMCKRKSWMSKVFSGKRLEAEFPPHHSQSTFRKTSPTPGGPAGEGPLQSLTCLIGEKDLHLFEKLGDGSFGVVRRGEWDAPSGKTVSVAVKCLKPDVLSQPEAMDDFIREVNAMHSLDHRNLIRLYGVVLTPPMKMVTELAPLGSLLDRLRKHQGHFLLGTLSRYAVQVAEGMGYLESKRFIHRDLAARNLLLATRDLVKIGDFGLMRALPQNDDHYVMQEHRKVPFAWCAPESLKTRTFSHASDTWMFGVTLWEMFTYGQEPWIGLNGSQILHKIDKEGERLPRPEDCPQDIYNVMVQCWAHKPEDRPTFVALRDFLLEAQPTDMRALQDFEEPDKLHIQMNDVITVIEGRAENYWWRGQNTRTLCVGPFPRNVVTSVAGLSAQDISQPLQNSFIHTGHGDSDPRHCWGFPDKIDELYLGNPMDPPDLLSVELSTSRPTQHLGRVKKPTYDPVSEDQDPLSSDFKRLGLRKPGLTRGLWLAKPSARVPGTKAGRGGGSEVTLIDFGEEPVIPAPRPCAPSLAQLAMDACSLLDKTPPQSPTRALPRPLHPTPVVDWDARPLPPPPAYDDVAQDEDDFEVCSINSTLVAAGVCAGPSQGETNYAFVPEQAQLLPPLEDNLFLPPQGGSKPPSSAQTAQIFQALQQECMRQLRVPAGSLVPSPGPAPAGEDKPQVPPRVPIPPRPTRPRGELSPAPSGEEEIGRWPGPASPPRVPPREPLSPQGSRTPSPLVPPGSSPLPPRLSSSPGKTMPTTQSFASDPKYATPQVIQAPGPRAGPCILPIVRDGKKVSNTHYYLLPERPPYLERYQRFLREAQSPEEPAPLPVPLLLPPPSTPAPAAPTATVRPMPQAAPDPKANFSTNNSNPGVRPPALRATARLPQRGCPGDGPEAGRPTDKIQMLQAMVHGVTTEECQAALQSHSWSVQRAAQYLKVEQLFGLGLRPRSECHKVLEMCDWNLEQAGCHLLGSCGPAHHK, from the exons ATGCAGCCCGAGGAGGGCACGGGCTGGCTGCTTGAGCTGCTGTCCGAGGTGCAGCTACAACAGTACTTCCTGCGGCTCCGCGATGACCTCAATGTTACCCGCCTGTCCCACTTTGAGTATGTCAAGAATGAGGACCTGGAGAAGATTGGCATGGGCCGGCCTG GACAGCGGCGATTGTGGGAGGCTGTGAAGAGGAGAAAGGCCATGTGCAAACGCAAGTCTTGGATGAGCAAG GTGTTCAGTGGAAAGCGACTGGAGGCTGAGTTCCCTCCTCATCACTCTCAGAGCACCTTCCGGAAGACCTCGCCCACTCCAGGGggcccagcaggggaggggcccttGCAGAGCCTCACGTGCCTCATTGGGGAGAAGGACCTGCATCTCTTCGAGAAGCTAGGAGATGGCTCCTTTGGCGTGGTGCGCAGGGGCGAGTGGGACGCCCCCTCAGGGAAGACG GTGAGTGTGGCTGTGAAGTGCCTGAAGCCTGATGTGCTAAGCCAGCCAGAGGCCATGGATGACTTTATCCGGGAGGTTAATGCCATGCATTCCCTGGACCATCGAAACCTCATTCGTCTCTATGGTGTGGTGCTCACGCCGCCCATGAAGATG GTGACAGAGCTGGCGCCGCTGGGATCGTTGTTGGACCGGCTGCGCAAGCACCAGGGCCACTTCCTCCTGGGAACTCTGAGCCGCTACGCCGTGCAGGTGGCTGAGGGCATGGGCTACCTAGAGTCCAAGCGCTTTATTCACCGTGACCTGGCTGCCCGAAATCTGCTGTTGGCCACCCGTGACCTGGTCAAGATTGGGGACTTCGGGTTGATGCGTGCACTACCCCAGAATGACGACCACTATGTCATGCAAGAGCATCGCAAGGTGCCCTTTGCCTG GTGTGCTCCCGAGAGCCTGAAGACACGTACCTTCTCCCATGCCAGTGACACCTGGATGTTTGGGGTAACATTGTGGGAGATGTTCACCTATGGCCAGGAGCCCTGGATTGGCCTCAATGGCAGTCAG ATTCTGCATAAGATTGACAAGGAAGGGGAACGCCTGCCGCGGCCTGAGGACTGCCCACAGGATATCTACAATGTCATGGTTCAGTGTTGGGCTCACAAGCCAGAGGACAGACCCACCTTTGTGGCCCTGCGGGACTTCCTGCTGGAG gcccagcccactGACATGAGGGCGCTTCAGGACTTTGAGGAGCCAGACAAGCTGCACATCCAGATGAACGACGTCATCACCGTCATCGAGGGAAG GGCTGAGAATTACTGGTGGCGTGGACAGAACACCCGGACACTGTGTGTGGGACCCTTTCCTCGCAACGTGGTGACCTCCGTGGCTGGCCTTTCAGCCCAGGACATCAGCCAACCCCTGCAGAATAGCTTCATCCACACGGGACATGGCGACAGTGACCCCCGCCACTGCTGGGGCTTCCCCGACAAGATTGATGA ACTGTACCTGGGAAACCCCATGGACCCTCCTGACCTGCTGAGCGTGGAACTGAGCACCTCCCGACCCACCCAACATCTAGGAAGGGTGAAAA AGCCAACCTACGACCCAGTGAGTGAGGACCAGGACCCTCTGTCCAGCGACTTCAAGAGGCTGGGCCTCCGGAAACCAGGCCTGACCCGTGGGCTGTGGCTGGCGAAGCCCTCAGCTCGGGTGCCAGGCACCAAGGCAGGGCGTGGCGGCGGGAGCGAGGTCACACTCATTGACTTCGGCGAGGAGCCCGTCATCCCCGCCCCCCGGCCCTGTGCACCCTCACTGGCACAGCTGGCCATGGATGCCTGCTCCTTGCTGGACAAGACTccaccacagagccccactcgggcaCTGCCCCGGCCCCTGCATCCCACACCTGTGGTGGACTGGGATGCCCGCCCGCTGCCCCCGCCTCCTGCCTATGACGATGTGGCCCAGGATGAGGACGACTTTGAAGTCTGCTCCATCAACAGCACCCTGGTGGCTGCAGGGGTCTGTGCTGGGCCCAGCCAGGGTGAAACCAATTATGCCTTTGTGCCTGAGCAGGCgcagctcctccctcccctggagGACAATCTGTTCCTCCCACCCCAGGGTGGGAGCAAGCCGCCCAGCTCGGCCCAGACCGCACAGATCTTCCAGGCGCTGCAGCAGGAGTGCATGCGGCAGCTGCGGGTCCCGGCTGGCTCCCTGGTCCCTTCACCTGGCCCAGCCCCAGCGGGTGAGGACaagccccaggtgcccccccggGTGCCCATCCCTCCGAGGCCCACTCGCCCACGCGGTGAGCTGTCACCAGCCCCCTCAGGTGAGGAGGAGATAGGGCGGTGGCCTggacctgcctcccctccccgggTGCCTCCCCGGGAGCCCCTGTCCCCTCAAGGCTCGAGGACCCCTAGCCCCCTGGTACCACCTGGAAGCTCCCCGCTGCCACCCCGGCTCTCAAGCTCACCTGGGAAGACCATGCCCACCACCCAGAGCTTTGCCTCAGACCCCAAATATGCTACACCACAAGTGATCCAGGCACCCGGCCCACGGGCTGGTCCCTGCATCCTACCCATCGTCCGTGATGGCAAGAAGGTCAGCAACACCCACTATTACCTGCTGCCTGAGCGCCCACCCTACCTGGAACGCTACCAGCGCTTCCTGCGTGAGGCCCAAAGCCCTGAAGAGCCGGCCCCCTTGCCTGTGCCCCTgctgctgcccccacccagcaccccagcccCTGCCGCCCCCACTGCCACTGTTCGACCAATGCCCCAGGCTGCCCCAGACCCCAAGGCCAACTTCTCCACCAACAACAGTAACCCAGGGGTCCGGCCACCAGCCCTGAGGGCCACTGCACGGCTGCCACAGAGGGGCTGCCCTGGGGACGGGCCAGAGGCTGGACGACCAACAGACAAGATCCAGATG CTGCAGGCCATGGTGCATGGGGTGACCACAGAGGAGTGCCAGGCGGCCCTGCAGAGTCACAGCTGGAGCGTGCAGAGGGCTGCCCAGTATCTGAAG GTGGAGCAGCTCTTTGGGTTGGGTCTGCGGCCGCGAAGCGAGTGCCACAAGGTGCTGGAGATGTGTGACTGGAACCTGGAGCAGGCAGGCTGCCACCTCCTGGGCtcctgcggccccgcccaccacaAGTGA